Proteins encoded by one window of Sorex araneus isolate mSorAra2 chromosome 3, mSorAra2.pri, whole genome shotgun sequence:
- the MYL7 gene encoding myosin regulatory light chain 2, atrial isoform — MASRKAGTRGKPGATKQAQRGSSNVFSMFEQAQIQEFKEAFSCIDQNRDGVICKSDLRETYSQLGKVSVPDEELEAMLQEGKGPINFTVFLTLFGEKLNGTDPEEVILSAFRMFDPSGKGVVNKDEFKQLLLTQADKFSPAEVEQMFALTPMDLAGNIDYKSLCYIVTHGDEKEE, encoded by the exons ATG GCCAGCAGGAAGGCGGGGACCCGCGGCAAGCCCGGGGCCACCAAGCAGGCCCAGCGTGGCTCCTCCAACGTCTTCTCCATGTTCGAGCAAGCCCAGATCCAGGAGTTCAAGGAA gccttcAGCTGCATCGACCAGAACCGTGATGGCGTCATCTGCAAATCGGACCTGAGGGAGACCTACTCCCAGCTGG GGAAGGTGAGTGTGCCGGATGAGGAGCTGGAGGCCATGCTGCAGGAGGGGAAGGGCCCCATCAACTTCACCGTCTTCCTCACTCTCTTCGGGGAGAAGCTCAACG GCACGGACCCTGAAGAAGTCATCCTGAGTGCCTTCCGCATGTTTGACCCCAGTGGCAAGGGGGTGGTGAACAAGGATGA GTTCAAGCAGCTTCTCCTGACGCAGGCAGACAAGTTCTCTCCCGCTGAG GTGGAGCAGATGTTTGCGCTGACGCCCATGGACCTGGCTGGGAACATCGACTACAAGTCTCTGTGCTACATCGTCACCCACGGGGATGAGAAGGAGGAGTGA